The Calidithermus timidus DSM 17022 genomic interval GGTGCTCTGGGCGCTACGAGAGCTTTCCTTCCCAGTGGAAGCAATCGTCCTCACCCCACAGGAGTTTAAAAACAGGCGTGAACTGCCTTTCCTGCGGGGTGTGATGAAGGAGGCCAAGCTCATCTATGAGCGTGGAAAAACAGCAGCGTGAGGCCCACCGCTGGCTCCGCCAGGCTAAAGACGACCTCGAGGCGGCCCAATCCTTGGTGGCGGCTGGGAAGTATGCCCAAGCAGCCTTTTTCGCCCAACAAGCCGGGGAAAAAGCCCTAAAGGCCGTGTGGTTCTTTCAAGACGCCGACCCCTGGGGGCACTCCCTGGGTCGGCTGGTGCGAGAGATGCCCGAGGGGTCCAGGGAACGCTTTGCTCCCCTACTGGAGGCAGCTTTAGCCCTAGATAAGCTTTACATCCCTACCCGCTACCCCGACGCCCTGGCTGAACTCACCCCCGCCGAAGCCTACACGCAAGCGGAAGCCAGGGCTGCTTTGACCCAGGCCGAGGCCATCCTGAAGGCAGCCGAGGATT includes:
- a CDS encoding HEPN domain-containing protein — encoded protein: MSVEKQQREAHRWLRQAKDDLEAAQSLVAAGKYAQAAFFAQQAGEKALKAVWFFQDADPWGHSLGRLVREMPEGSRERFAPLLEAALALDKLYIPTRYPDALAELTPAEAYTQAEARAALTQAEAILKAAEDWLEEAA